The Chryseobacterium indologenes genomic sequence GATAAGATCTTTATTTAAATCCTCCAGCCCGGAAAAAACGGAAATAATGACGAACATTGCAGTCACAGCAACCGTCATGGCACCAACAGACAGCCACGTGATAAACGTAACGGCGGTACTCCTTTTTTAGCCAAAAGGTATCTGGATGCTATGTAAAATGCAATATTCTTCAAGATCTATAAAACAGGATTGTCGCCTTCGCCTCTTAATTCTCTTTCCAATTTTTCAACGTCATCAAGAGCGGTGTCCAGGTAGAAGTTAAGCTGTGGAATAATACGTACCTGTTTTGCCATTTTCTGGCCGATGAAATTTCTGTATTGAGGTTTATTTTCTTCAATTTCCTTCATCACTGCAGTACGGAATTCCTGTGGGAAAATGCTTAAATAAATTTTAGCAATTCCTAAGTCTGCGGTTACTTTCACATCTGAAACGGATACCAATATACTTTGCTTACTTTCTGAAGCCTGTTTGCGAAAAAGTTCTGCAAAATCTTCCTGAATGATCTGTGCTACTTTTCTTTGTCTGTTACTTTCCATAATTTCTGCAAATTTAGTACTTTTGTTTGAATTGATACTTTGAAATTCTGCTCCGGTATCAAATTTACGATTTAATTATATTTATT encodes the following:
- the rbfA gene encoding 30S ribosome-binding factor RbfA, whose protein sequence is MESNRQRKVAQIIQEDFAELFRKQASESKQSILVSVSDVKVTADLGIAKIYLSIFPQEFRTAVMKEIEENKPQYRNFIGQKMAKQVRIIPQLNFYLDTALDDVEKLERELRGEGDNPVL